The sequence GCGATATCGGAACCGAGGATTGCCTGGATCTCCATCGCTTTTTCGGGACTCAAGAAATGAGGCGAGCCGTCCAGGTGGGAGCGAAAATGGACACCGTCATCGCTAACCTCCCGTAAAGGGGCAAGACTGAATACCTGGTACCCACCACTATCGGTGAGAATTGGCCCCCCCCAGTTCATAAACCGGTGCAGCCCTCCGGCTGCTTCGATTATCTCTTCTCCTGGTCGTAAGTATAAATGATAGGTATTGCACAAAATTATTTCCGCCCCGAGATCTTTTACTTCTTGAGGAGTCAGGGTTTTGACCGTAGCCTGAGTACCCACAGGCATAAAAGCAGGGGTATGAACGATCCCCCTTGCAGTGTGGAGCCTCCCCAAGCGCGCCCCTGTTTTTTCACATTCTTTTACAACCTCAAAATGAAACGACCCCATCTGGGGCACCCTCCTTAAAAGCAACTTGGATGAATTGTCAGATAATTAACATAGCGTCTCCGTAGCTAAAAAAACGGTACCTCCGCGCCACGGCTTCCCGGTACGCACGCAGGACCCTCTCCCGCCCGGCAAAGGCACAGATGAGCATCAAAAGGGTTGAGCGGGGAAGGTGAAAATTGGTAATTAAGCCATCGATGATTCGAAAGCGGTATCCCGGGTAAATAAACAAGCGAGTCCACCCCTCGCCCGGTTTCACGCAACCGCCTGCCGCAGCGGCGCTTTCTAAAACCCTGGCCACCGTTGTCCCAACGGCGATGACGCGTTTTCCACTCCGCAGTGCTTCATTGATCAGGTTCGCCGCGGTTTCCTCGAGCCTCCAGTATTCCGCGTGCATTTGGTGTTCTTCCACTTCCTCGACCTTTACCGGCCGAAAAGTACCCAAACCCACGTGAAGCAGCGTAAAAGCAAAGTGTACTCCTTTTTGCTCGATTTCGTGAAGCAGTTCAGGAGTGAAATGAAGCCCCGCCGTAGGTGCGGCAACCGAACCCAAAGTTCGGGCGTAAACGGTTTGGTAACGCGTCCGGTCAATTTCCTCGGGTTTCCTTTTAATATAAGGAGGAAGGGGAACTTCTCCGACCTGAAATATCTTTTCCCAGAAATCGGGACTAGGGCTGAATTTCAGCACTCTTCCGCCCGCCTCCGTCCGGTCCCCTATTTCTGCCTGGAGCTCCCCTTCTCCAAAAATGAGCCTTACGCCGGGGCGGGCACGACGCCCGGGGCGTACAAGGGCCTCCCAAATACCCGGCTCTTTTTCTTCCAAAAGCACTACCTCGAACCTGCCCCCAGTACCGGCCCTTTTTCCGATCAAACGGGCGGGAAATACTTTCGTTTCGTTAAGCACAAGCACATCACCGGGTTCGAAGTACTCCGGGATTGCGGAAAAAATGGTATGAGCGATCTCACCGGTTTCCCTCCGTAAAACAAGGAGACGGGAGCTTTCCCGTTGCGGTGCAGGATACTGGGCAATTAAACCAGGAGGGAGATGGTAGTCGAAATCACTTACCTTCACCGAAGTTAGTCCCCTCAATCACTTTAAGATCCATAATTGCCGACAATTTGGAGGTTCCCGTCATGTTTTCCCTGGTTATAATAATTTTCCAGGATCTGACGGTAATTATACCCTTCAACCGCAAGCCCCCGCGCTCCCCACTGGCTCAATCCCACACCGTGCCCGTGCCCCCGTCCGGTAAAGGTTAATTTTTCAAAGGAACCGCCCGTGGAGACAACTCTGTTTCCCCGGCCGGCTACGTAAGACTCGCCCTGATCTAATTGCAAGGAAACCAGCCGGTTTCCATTTCCGAGTACGTAGACATCAGTTCCTGCAAGGGCCTGCGTTTCCCCATTTGCGTTTAAGACCTGGAGTTCTCCCTCAAAACCTAAATCAAACAAAGTGCTTTTAAGACCGAAGGGGGTACGGATTTCGTCCCTGTAAAAGCTCTTCTTTCCCTCGCTCCCGATTATTGTAACTTCGGTTACTCTTCCGGACACAGTACGCGTCCCCGGGATAAATTCCCTGGATAATTTACCCGTTACAGGATCGCGGGTAACCCTGGTCCGGTTCCGGGAGACCCGAATCTCCTTAATTTTGCCGATACCCAGCTTCGCCTCCAAATTCTTCCGGTCCACCGTTTGCGTCCAGCGGTATGTACCCGTAGCCCAGCTCCCGTAGCTCTCCGCGTGAGCGTCAGCCGGACTGGGTACACCCCTTAAATAGGGGAGGGATTCCAGCCAAACATTTTCGGAATCTTCGGTGTATCCTCCGGCATTCGCGTGGAAAAAGGCCCTGACAAGCGTTCCCAGATACTTTAGCACCTCTCCCCTTGTCCTTTCGACCGCCTCCACGACCGGGTTTCTCCCGTTCACGGCATATGCAATCTCTCCGGTATAGCCGCCGTAAACCTGGGTGCCGGTATCTTTTCCCACATCATACCAGGGGTTAAGGCCCTTCATAGAAAGGGCATAAGAGCGGGAAACCACCGCCTGGGCGCAGTAAGCGTCCGGGGCGGCTCCCCCTCCCATCTCTCTTCCTACTACACCGTAAAGATAACTTTCAAGATCAAGGAGGTTTACCACCAGCAATTTACCTTTAAGATTTTGGATGACAAGGTCCCCGCGGTACTGAATGTTCTTGTACATGAACAAATTAAGTTCTTCCCGCCGCTCCGCCTGTAGCAAAATGGGCCCCTGAAAGGGTTCAGCCCGGGCAAGGCCGCCCCCCTGGA comes from Bacillota bacterium and encodes:
- the queA gene encoding tRNA preQ1(34) S-adenosylmethionine ribosyltransferase-isomerase QueA is translated as MKVSDFDYHLPPGLIAQYPAPQRESSRLLVLRRETGEIAHTIFSAIPEYFEPGDVLVLNETKVFPARLIGKRAGTGGRFEVVLLEEKEPGIWEALVRPGRRARPGVRLIFGEGELQAEIGDRTEAGGRVLKFSPSPDFWEKIFQVGEVPLPPYIKRKPEEIDRTRYQTVYARTLGSVAAPTAGLHFTPELLHEIEQKGVHFAFTLLHVGLGTFRPVKVEEVEEHQMHAEYWRLEETAANLINEALRSGKRVIAVGTTVARVLESAAAAGGCVKPGEGWTRLFIYPGYRFRIIDGLITNFHLPRSTLLMLICAFAGRERVLRAYREAVARRYRFFSYGDAMLII
- a CDS encoding SpoIID/LytB domain-containing protein → MEIWRKTLIAFCLLMLSATCICMGPRRAGAAEPPLIRVALDEGIPAATFQVAQGSYILVDTATGVSPGTPGRGEIWSITASGTALLVQGGGLARAEPFQGPILLQAERREELNLFMYKNIQYRGDLVIQNLKGKLLVVNLLDLESYLYGVVGREMGGGAAPDAYCAQAVVSRSYALSMKGLNPWYDVGKDTGTQVYGGYTGEIAYAVNGRNPVVEAVERTRGEVLKYLGTLVRAFFHANAGGYTEDSENVWLESLPYLRGVPSPADAHAESYGSWATGTYRWTQTVDRKNLEAKLGIGKIKEIRVSRNRTRVTRDPVTGKLSREFIPGTRTVSGRVTEVTIIGSEGKKSFYRDEIRTPFGLKSTLFDLGFEGELQVLNANGETQALAGTDVYVLGNGNRLVSLQLDQGESYVAGRGNRVVSTGGSFEKLTFTGRGHGHGVGLSQWGARGLAVEGYNYRQILENYYNQGKHDGNLQIVGNYGS